One Brassica oleracea var. oleracea cultivar TO1000 chromosome C7, BOL, whole genome shotgun sequence genomic window carries:
- the LOC106304200 gene encoding DNA-binding protein DDB_G0278111-like: protein MADPELEAIRQRRMQELMAQHGTGKQGNQQNPDQERAQEDAKREADERRQMMLSQILSSQARERIARIALVKPDKARGVEDVILRAAQMGQIVEKVSEERLITLLEQINSQTSKQTKVTIQRRRGVDDD from the exons ATG GCTGATCCTGAACTAGAAGCTATCAGGCAGAGGAGAATGCAAGAGCTCATGGCTCAACATGGCACT GGGAAGCAGGGCAATCAGCAGAATCCAGATCAAGAGAGAGCACAAGAAGATGCTAAAAG GGAAGCTGATGAACGTAGACAAATGATGCTTAGTCAAATACTGTCTTCCCAAGCCCGAGAGAGAA TTGCTCGAATTGCACTGGTGAAACCTGACAAGGCTAGAGGCGTAGAGGATGTTATTTTAAGAGCTGCTCAAATGGGACAGATTGTTGAGAAA GTTTCTGAGGAGCGGCTCATAACCCTCTTGGAACAAATAAACAGCCAAACTAGCAAGCAGACCAAAGTCACG ATCCAGAGACGTCGTGGGGTGGACGACGATTAG
- the LOC106306386 gene encoding glycine--tRNA ligase 1, mitochondrial-like yields the protein MRILSAFIPRRQILSLRQFQSNSIRRESISTIHASMDATEQSLRQSLSEKSSSIETQGNAVRALKASRAAKPEIDAAIDLLNKLKLEKSAVEKQLQSTISSSGNGSLNREAFRQAVVNTLERRLFYIPSFKIYRGVAGLFDYGPPGCAVKSNVLSFWRQHFILEENMLEVDCPCVTPEVVLKASGHVDKFTDLMVKDEKTGTCYRADHLLKDYCTEKLEKDLTISAEKAAEYKDVLAVMEDYSPEELGAKIKEYGITAPDTKNPLSDPYPFNLMFQTSIGPSGLIPGYMRPETAQGIFVNFKDLYYYNGRKLPFAAAQIGQAFRNEISPRQGLLRVREFTLAEIEHFVDPENKSHPKFSDVSKLVFLMFPREEQMSGQSAKKLCLGEAVAKGTVNNETLGYFIGRVYLFLTRLGIDKERLRFRQHLANEMAHYAADCWDAEIESSYGWIECVGIADRSAYDLRAHSEKSGVALVAEEKYAEPKEVEKLVINPVKKELGLAFKGTQKNVVESLEAMNEKEAMEMKATLESKGEVEFYVCTLGKNVSIKKNMVSISKEKKKEHQRVFTPSVIEPSFGIGRIIYCLYEHCFSTRPSKAGDEQLNVFRFPPLVAPIKCTVFPLVQNQQFEEATKVISKELTSVGISHKIDITGTSIGKRYARTDELGVPFAITVDSDTSVTIRERDSKDQVRVSLKEAASVVSSVAEGKMTWQDVWASFPHHSSAAADEQE from the exons ATGCGCATTCTCTCCGCGTTTATACCACGCAGACAAATCCTCTCTCTTCGTCAATTCCAATCCAATTCAATCCGTCGCGAATCCATCTCCACGATCCACGCCTCAATGGACGCCACCGAACAATCTCTCCGTCAATCCCTCTCGGAGAAATCCTCCTCCATCGAAACCCAGGGTAACGCCGTACGCGCTCTCAAGGCCTCCCGCGCAGCGAAACCGGAGATCGACGCCGCCATCGACCTTCTCAACAAACTGAAGCTCGAGAAATCCGCCGTCGAGAAGCAGCTCCAATCGACCATCAGCAGCTCCGGAAACGGCTCGCTTAACCGCGAGGCGTTCCGGCAAGCCGTCGTCAATACTCTGGAGCGGCGTTTGTTCTACATCCCTTCGTTTAAGATCTACCGTGGTGTGGCTGGGCTCTTCGATTACGGTCCTCCTGGATGCGCCGTCAAGTCCAATGTTCTTAGCTTCTGGCGTCAA CATTTCATTCTTGAGGAGAACATGCTTGAAGTTGATTGTCCATGTGTGACGCCAGAAGTTGTTCTCAAGGCATCTGGTCACGTTGACAAGTTCACTGATCTTATGGTCAAGGATGAGAAAACTGGGACGTGTTACCGTGCGGATCACTTGCTGAAAGACTACTGCACCGAGAAGCTGGAGAAAGATCTCACCATCTCTGCGGAGAAAGCTGCTGAATACAAGGATGTTCTTGCTGTTATGGAAGATTATTCCCCTGAAGAGCTTGGTGCTAAGATCAAAGAGTATGGGATCACTGCTCCAGACACCAAGAACCCACTATCGGATCCTTATCCCTTTAACTTGATGTTTCAAACATCCATTGGCCCATCTGGCTTGATTCCTGG TTACATGCGTCCTGAAACCGCACAAGGCATATTTGTGAATTTTAAGGACTTGTATTATTACAATGGAAGAAAGCTTCCCTTTGCTGCTGCTCAGATTGGTCAAGCCTTTAGAAATGAG ATATCTCCTCGCCAAGGGCTTCTTAGAGTTCGTGAATTTACTCTGGCAGAGATTGAGCACTTTGTCGATCCTGAGAACAAGTCCCACCCTAAATTCTCTGATGTATCAAAGTTGGTGTTCCTCATGTTTCCAAGAGAAGAACAAATGTCTGGCCAATCTGCTAAAAAACTTTGCCTTGGCGAGGCTGTTGCCAAG GGAACTGTGAACAATGAAACTCTAGGGTACTTCATTGGAAGAGTGTATCTTTTCCTCACCCGCCTTGGGATAGACAAGGAACGGCTGCGTTTCCGTCAGCATCTTGCAAATGAAATGGCCCACTATGCAGCAGACTGTTGGGATGCTGAAATTGAGAGTTCATATGGATGGATTGAATGTGTTGGGATTGCAGATAGGTCTGCCTACGACCTACGTGCTCACTCG GAAAAAAGTGGCGTTGCTCTTGTGGCTGAAGAGAAATATGCAGAGCCTAAAGAAGTAGAG AAACTTGTGATTAATCCTGTGAAGAAAGAATTGGGTCTTGCATTCAAGGGAACTCAGAAGAATGTGGTTGAATCTTTGGAG GCGATGAATGAGAAAGAAGCTATGGAGATGAAGGCAACCCTGGAATCCAAAGGGGAAGTGGAATTCTACGTGTGTACACTCGGGAAAAACGTGAGCATCAAGAAGAACATGGTGTCAATCTCAAAGGAGAAGAAGAAAGAGCACCAGCGGGTTTTCACACCGTCAGTGATTGAGCCATCATTTGGTATTGGTCGGATCATATATTGTCTGTACGAGCATTGCTTCAGCACAAGGCCAAGCAAAGCAGGTGACGAACAGTTGAACGTGTTCCGCTTCCCTCCTCTTGTGGCTCCCATCAAGTGCACGGTTTTCCCGCTGGTTCAGAACCAACAATTCGAGGAAGCAACCAAAGTTATCTCTAAGGAACTCACTTCTGTTGGCATCTCACATAAGATTGACATCACTG GTACATCGATAGGGAAAAGGTATGCGAGAACGGATGAGCTAGGAGTGCCGTTTGCAATAACAGTGGACTCGGATACATCGGTGACAATCAGAGAAAGAGACAGCAAAGACCAAGTCAGAGTTAGCTTGAAAGAGGCAGCCTCTGTGGTGAGCTCAGTCGCGGAGGGGAAGATGACATGGCAAGACGTGTGGGCAAGCTTCCCTCACCACTCTTCTGCTGCTGCAGACGAGCAGGAGTGA
- the LOC106304804 gene encoding probable WRKY transcription factor 71, which produces MDDQVDHKNTSLDEVIFTSVADCLQSSLVMDYNSLEKAFKFSPYNYPCQPISASNMGQIVNYPYLNLTPISPIVSSSSNEADPKENVGDKSGPMENHNDGDQHGVGETSKQLTKQGKGKGEKKEREARVAFMTKSEVDQLEDGYRWRKYGQKAVKNSPYPRSYYRCTAQKCNVKKRVERSFQDPSIVITTYEGKHYHPIPSTLRGPMVGEHLLGHHGSGILHSFKRYHQQFLMKNQHPVNYQSAGTVTYQQRHGDSSNYSNHQQVVDCGLLQDIVPSKFLKHES; this is translated from the exons ATGGATGATCAGGTTGACCACAAGAACACTTCTTTAGATGAAGTTATCTTCACGAGCGTAGCCGACTGCTTACAAAGCTCACTAGTAATGGATTATAACTCACTAGAGAAGGCCTTCAAGTTCTCACCTTATAATTACCCTTGCCAACCGATTTCAGCGTCTAATATGGGCCAAATAGTGAATTACCCTTACTTAAACCTCACTCCAATTTCTCCAATAGTCTCTTCTTCCTCCAATGAAGCCGACCCTAAAGAGAACGTGGGCGATAAGAGTGGCCCAATGGAGAATCACAACGATGGAGACCAACATGGTGTTGGTGAAACCTCCAAGCAATT GACAAAACAAGGAAAAGGGAAAGGAGAGAAGAAAGAAAGAGAAGCTAGGGTTGCCTTTATGACCAAAAGCGAGGTGGATCAGCTTGAAGATGGTTATAGATGGAGAAAATATGGACAAAAAGCCGTCAAGAACAGCCCCTATCCAAG GAGTTACTATAGGTGCACAGCGCAGAAGTGTAACGTGAAGAAACGCGTAGAGAGATCGTTTCAAGATCCGTCGATCGTAATTACAACTTACGAAGGAAAACACTACCATCCAATCCCATCGACGTTAAGAGGTCCCATGGTCGGGGAGCATCTATTAGGCCACCATGGAAGTGGTATCCTCCATAGCTTCAAACGTTACCATCAACAGTTTCTCATGAAGAATCAACATCCGGTCAATTATCAATCAGCAGGAACTGTAACGTATCAACAACGTCATGGTGACTCTAGTAATTATAGTAATCATCAACAAGTTGTTGACTGTGGTCTTCTTCAGGACATTGTTCCTTCAAAATTCTTGAAGCATGAATCTTGA